In a single window of the Frondihabitans peucedani genome:
- the cysK gene encoding cysteine synthase A — MSDSSGTIYGNITEAFGNTPLVRLNTLPEEGAAEILAKLEFYNPGASVKDRLGIAIIDAAERAGVLKPGGTIVEGTSGNTGVALALVGAARGYRVIITMPDTMSVERRIVMRAYGAEIVLTPGGEGMRGAVEKAKEIVATTEGAVWAEQFANEANAEIHRTTTAREILRDTDGQVDVFIAGVGTGGTITGVGQVLKKEVPGVRIVAVEPADSPLLSEGKAGPHKIAGIGANFVPEVLDTTVYDEVFPVELDDALRVARDLASKEGILSGISSGAIIHAALEISKRPEMAGKRIVAIVCDTGERYLSTMLYQGLAD; from the coding sequence ATGAGCGACAGCAGCGGCACCATCTACGGCAACATCACCGAGGCCTTCGGCAACACGCCGCTCGTCCGGCTGAACACCCTCCCCGAGGAGGGCGCGGCCGAGATCCTGGCCAAGCTCGAGTTCTACAACCCCGGCGCGAGCGTCAAGGACCGCCTCGGGATCGCGATCATCGACGCGGCCGAGCGGGCGGGCGTCCTGAAGCCCGGCGGCACCATCGTCGAGGGCACCAGCGGCAACACCGGCGTCGCCCTGGCCCTCGTGGGCGCAGCGCGCGGCTACCGCGTCATCATCACCATGCCCGACACGATGAGCGTCGAGCGCCGCATCGTCATGCGCGCCTACGGCGCCGAGATCGTGCTGACCCCGGGCGGGGAGGGCATGCGCGGCGCGGTCGAGAAGGCGAAGGAGATCGTCGCCACGACCGAGGGCGCGGTCTGGGCGGAGCAGTTCGCGAACGAGGCGAACGCCGAGATCCACCGCACGACGACCGCGCGCGAGATCCTGCGCGACACCGACGGTCAGGTCGACGTCTTCATCGCGGGAGTCGGGACGGGCGGCACCATCACCGGTGTCGGCCAGGTGCTGAAGAAGGAGGTGCCCGGCGTGCGCATCGTCGCCGTCGAGCCCGCCGACTCGCCGCTCCTGTCCGAGGGCAAGGCCGGGCCGCACAAGATCGCGGGCATCGGCGCGAACTTCGTGCCGGAGGTGCTCGACACGACCGTCTACGACGAGGTCTTCCCCGTGGAGCTCGACGACGCCCTCCGGGTCGCTCGCGACCTCGCGTCGAAGGAGGGCATCCTGAGCGGGATCTCGTCGGGCGCCATCATCCACGCCGCCCTCGAGATCTCGAAGCGGCCCGAGATGGCGGGCAAGCGCATCGTGGCGATCGTCTGCGACACCGGCGAGCGGTACCTCTCGACGATGCTCTACCAGGGCCTCGCGGACTAG
- a CDS encoding MFS transporter, translating into MSTTTQPETGSVPSASAPPSRAQRPAAGARDHKWLILAVVGLAQLMVVLDATIVNIALPSAQSDLGFTNDNRQWVVTAYSLAFGSLLLLGGRLSDIFGRKTTFLIGLVGFAAASVLGGTAETFGWLVAARALQGVFGALLAPSALGIMTTTFTEPKERGKAFGIFGAIAGSGAAVGLLLGGVLTEYTSWRFCLFVNVVFAILALVGALVFLTKKKAGGPKPHVDVPGVVTVTLGLVGIVYGFSNAETNGWGDAVTIGCLAGGVVLLAAFIVLQARVAHPLLPLRVVLDRDRGGSYLVIGLAGIGMFAVFLFLTYYLELTLGFSSLKTGVAFLPMPFSIMLSATVFGSRLLPRVGPRILVFLGGLIAAAGMALLTRIDLDSSYAGVVLPGLIVMGLGMGLIFSSAMNTATSGVAREDAGVASATVNTMQQIGGSIGTALLSTLSANAITSYLADHGTSKLDQAEATLYGYHLAFWISCGVFVIIAIIGGTVFQRHSARQAKLEAAAGSASATSTGSVELPPMAH; encoded by the coding sequence ATGTCCACGACCACGCAGCCCGAGACCGGCTCCGTCCCCTCCGCAAGCGCTCCTCCCTCGCGCGCGCAGCGTCCCGCTGCCGGTGCCCGCGACCACAAGTGGCTGATCCTCGCCGTCGTCGGCCTCGCGCAGCTGATGGTCGTCCTCGACGCCACCATCGTCAACATCGCCCTGCCCTCGGCGCAGAGCGACCTCGGGTTCACCAACGACAACCGCCAGTGGGTCGTGACGGCGTACTCGCTGGCGTTCGGCAGCCTCCTGCTCCTCGGCGGGCGCCTGTCCGACATCTTCGGCCGCAAGACGACGTTCCTGATCGGGCTCGTCGGGTTCGCGGCCGCCAGCGTCCTCGGCGGCACCGCCGAGACCTTCGGCTGGCTCGTGGCGGCCCGCGCCCTGCAGGGCGTCTTCGGCGCGCTCCTCGCGCCGTCCGCGCTCGGCATCATGACGACGACCTTCACCGAGCCGAAGGAGCGCGGCAAGGCGTTCGGCATCTTCGGCGCCATCGCCGGCTCCGGTGCAGCGGTCGGCCTGCTGCTCGGCGGCGTCCTCACCGAGTACACCTCCTGGCGCTTCTGCCTGTTCGTCAACGTGGTCTTCGCGATCCTCGCGCTGGTCGGCGCTCTCGTGTTCCTCACAAAGAAGAAGGCCGGAGGGCCGAAGCCGCACGTCGACGTCCCCGGCGTCGTGACGGTGACCCTCGGCCTCGTCGGCATCGTCTACGGCTTCTCCAACGCCGAGACGAACGGCTGGGGCGACGCGGTGACCATCGGCTGCCTGGCCGGCGGCGTGGTCCTCCTGGCGGCGTTCATCGTGCTGCAGGCCCGCGTCGCACACCCGCTGCTGCCGCTCCGGGTCGTGCTCGACCGCGACCGCGGCGGCTCGTACCTCGTCATCGGCCTCGCGGGCATCGGCATGTTCGCCGTTTTCCTCTTCCTGACCTACTACCTCGAGCTCACCCTCGGGTTCTCCTCGCTCAAGACGGGCGTCGCCTTCCTGCCGATGCCGTTCTCGATCATGCTGAGCGCGACCGTCTTCGGGAGCCGGCTGCTCCCCCGCGTCGGCCCGCGCATCCTGGTGTTCCTCGGCGGCCTCATCGCGGCCGCGGGCATGGCGCTCCTCACCCGGATCGATCTCGACTCGAGCTACGCGGGCGTCGTCCTCCCGGGCCTGATCGTGATGGGCCTCGGCATGGGGCTGATCTTCTCGTCGGCGATGAACACGGCGACCTCCGGCGTCGCGCGCGAGGATGCGGGCGTCGCGTCCGCCACCGTCAACACGATGCAGCAGATCGGCGGCTCCATCGGCACCGCGCTCCTCTCGACCCTGAGCGCGAACGCCATCACGTCGTACCTCGCCGACCACGGCACCTCGAAGCTCGACCAGGCCGAAGCGACGCTCTACGGGTACCACCTCGCGTTCTGGATCTCGTGCGGCGTGTTCGTCATCATCGCGATCATCGGCGGCACGGTCTTCCAGCGGCACTCGGCCCGCCAGGCCAAGCTCGAAGCAGCCGCCGGCAGCGCCTCCGCCACGAGCACGGGGTCGGTCGAGCTGCCGCCGATGGCGCACTAG
- a CDS encoding MerR family transcriptional regulator: MHIGELAEKTGMSLRTIRHYDEIGLLTPSGRTEGGFRLYTDDDHQRLLLIRRMKPLGYSLERMGELLAAIDAPEVDLASFIEEAESRRAVMATHLEMADEFLTLLRRHER, translated from the coding sequence ATGCACATCGGCGAGCTCGCGGAGAAGACGGGCATGTCGCTCCGCACGATCCGGCACTACGACGAGATCGGACTCCTCACGCCGTCGGGTCGCACCGAGGGCGGCTTCCGCCTCTACACGGACGACGACCACCAGCGCCTCCTGCTCATCCGACGCATGAAGCCGCTCGGCTACTCGCTGGAGCGCATGGGCGAGCTGCTCGCTGCGATCGACGCCCCCGAGGTCGACCTGGCCTCGTTCATCGAAGAGGCCGAGAGCCGCCGGGCCGTGATGGCCACCCACCTCGAGATGGCCGACGAGTTCTTGACCCTGCTGAGGCGGCACGAGCGCTAG
- a CDS encoding SufS family cysteine desulfurase, with amino-acid sequence MTTSTHLDPTRLRADFPGLQQEVNGFPLAYLDSGATAQRPGVVLDAERRFLVESNAAVHRGAHTLAGHATEAYEEARETVARFVGASSAEEVVWTSNATDALNLVAYGIGNASIGRGAPASSRFALTEGDEILVTEAEHHANLVPWQELAARTGAVFRYVPVRDDGTWTVDDAAALLTDRTRVFAFSHVSNVTGLIAPVEQLAELAHARGALVVLDACQSAPHRPLDLAALGVDFAAFSSHKMLGPTGVGVLWGRRELLDALPPFRTGGSMISTVAMDHTTFLPAPQRFEAGTQPVSQIVALAEAVRYLDAVGLEAVEAHEQQQAQRLVTGLAAISGIRVVGPAAGVARAGLASFDVDGVHAHDVGQYLDAQGIAVRVGHHCAQPLHRRLGLTATTRASTYLYTTDDEIDRLLQGAAEVRRYFGVA; translated from the coding sequence GTGACGACCAGCACGCACCTCGATCCGACCCGCCTCCGCGCGGACTTCCCCGGCCTCCAGCAGGAGGTGAACGGGTTCCCGCTCGCCTACCTCGACAGCGGCGCGACCGCGCAGCGTCCCGGCGTCGTCCTCGACGCCGAGCGGAGGTTCCTGGTCGAGAGCAACGCCGCCGTCCACCGCGGCGCGCACACTTTGGCGGGCCACGCGACGGAGGCCTACGAGGAGGCGCGCGAGACCGTCGCGCGCTTCGTCGGAGCCTCGTCCGCCGAGGAGGTCGTCTGGACCTCCAACGCGACAGACGCCCTCAACCTGGTGGCCTACGGCATCGGCAACGCGAGCATCGGCCGCGGCGCACCCGCCTCGTCCCGCTTCGCGCTGACCGAGGGAGACGAGATCCTGGTCACCGAGGCGGAGCACCACGCGAACCTCGTGCCCTGGCAGGAGCTCGCGGCCCGCACCGGCGCCGTCTTCCGCTACGTGCCCGTCCGCGACGACGGCACCTGGACCGTCGACGACGCGGCGGCGCTCCTCACCGATCGCACCCGGGTCTTCGCCTTCTCACACGTCTCGAACGTCACCGGCCTCATCGCGCCCGTCGAGCAGCTGGCCGAGCTCGCGCACGCCCGGGGCGCCCTCGTCGTCCTCGACGCCTGCCAGTCGGCACCGCACCGGCCGCTCGATCTCGCCGCCCTCGGCGTCGACTTCGCCGCGTTCTCGTCGCACAAAATGCTCGGCCCCACCGGCGTCGGCGTGCTCTGGGGCCGGCGCGAGCTGCTCGACGCGCTGCCGCCGTTCCGCACCGGGGGCTCGATGATCTCGACCGTCGCGATGGACCACACGACCTTCCTGCCCGCGCCGCAGCGGTTCGAGGCCGGGACGCAGCCGGTGTCGCAGATCGTCGCCCTCGCCGAGGCGGTGCGCTACCTCGACGCGGTCGGTCTCGAGGCCGTCGAGGCCCACGAGCAGCAGCAGGCTCAGCGCCTCGTCACGGGGCTCGCCGCCATCTCGGGCATCCGCGTCGTCGGCCCCGCCGCCGGAGTCGCTCGTGCCGGTCTGGCGAGCTTCGACGTCGACGGCGTCCACGCCCACGACGTCGGGCAGTACCTCGACGCTCAGGGCATCGCCGTGCGCGTCGGCCATCACTGCGCGCAGCCGCTCCACCGGCGGCTCGGCCTCACCGCCACCACCCGGGCGTCGACCTACCTCTACACGACCGACGACGAGATCGACCGGCTGCTGCAGGGCGCAGCCGAGGTCCGCCGCTACTTCGGGGTGGCCTGA
- a CDS encoding acyltransferase: MSSSAGSRVLPLDGLRTFAIIGVVLYHLHVQGFGGGFVGVNVFFVLSGYLITSLLLKEQMQTGTIRLGRFWVRRVLRLYPTLLAVVLVAVALWPLVGDYTYNDLDAWPAALVALTYTGNFARAYAHLSQGVFAPGWSLAMEEQFYLVWPPVLAFFLYRGFRRRSVAWFGAAAVLASCVLAYVLYETPKGIATPDIYFSPVANVAPLLLGCVLALALTHERARTFFAGRVGAWSTWIGIGVIVAIAAMLGNGSLIGDDWKNEPLFFGVLLPAVGLGTTLLIAGVVSRKTALGSFLGLRPLAWFGRNVSYSLYLWHMIVMALLDPFVSGLGGKLLLLGASVAVATASHFVIEKPFLRVKKRFEPASWSVERTRETGHESAGQETVESLRV, translated from the coding sequence ATGTCTTCGTCCGCAGGATCCCGCGTCCTCCCGCTCGACGGACTCCGCACCTTCGCGATCATCGGCGTCGTCCTCTACCACCTGCACGTGCAGGGCTTCGGGGGCGGCTTCGTCGGGGTGAACGTCTTCTTCGTGCTGTCGGGCTACCTCATCACGTCGCTGCTGCTCAAGGAGCAGATGCAGACCGGCACCATCCGCCTCGGCCGCTTCTGGGTCCGGCGCGTCCTGCGCCTGTACCCCACCCTGCTGGCCGTCGTGCTCGTCGCCGTCGCCCTCTGGCCGCTCGTCGGCGACTACACGTACAACGACCTCGACGCCTGGCCGGCCGCGCTCGTCGCCCTCACCTACACGGGCAACTTCGCACGCGCCTACGCGCACCTCTCGCAGGGCGTCTTCGCGCCGGGCTGGAGCCTCGCGATGGAGGAGCAGTTCTACCTGGTGTGGCCGCCGGTGCTCGCCTTCTTCCTCTACCGCGGGTTCCGTCGTCGCTCGGTGGCATGGTTCGGGGCCGCGGCCGTCCTGGCATCCTGCGTCCTGGCCTACGTCCTCTACGAGACGCCCAAGGGAATCGCGACCCCCGACATCTACTTCAGCCCGGTCGCCAACGTCGCGCCGCTCCTGCTGGGCTGCGTGCTCGCCCTGGCCCTGACCCACGAGCGCGCCCGGACGTTCTTCGCCGGCCGAGTCGGCGCCTGGTCGACCTGGATCGGCATCGGCGTCATCGTGGCGATCGCGGCCATGCTCGGCAACGGGTCGCTGATCGGCGACGACTGGAAGAACGAGCCGCTCTTCTTCGGCGTCCTCCTGCCGGCCGTCGGCCTCGGCACGACGCTCCTCATCGCGGGCGTCGTCTCTCGGAAGACCGCTCTCGGCTCGTTCCTCGGTCTCCGTCCGCTGGCGTGGTTCGGCCGCAACGTGTCGTACTCGCTCTACCTCTGGCACATGATCGTCATGGCCCTGCTCGACCCGTTCGTGTCGGGCCTCGGCGGCAAGCTCCTCCTCCTCGGCGCGTCCGTCGCCGTCGCGACGGCGAGCCACTTCGTCATCGAGAAGCCGTTCCTCCGGGTCAAGAAGCGCTTCGAGCCGGCGTCGTGGTCGGTGGAGAGGACGCGCGAGACGGGACACGAGTCTGCCGGTCAGGAGACTGTGGAATCGTTGAGGGTGTGA
- a CDS encoding SulP family inorganic anion transporter, which yields MTTDTAAPGSPTVLQVLRAPRLLTREALAGIVTTLALVPEVISFSVVAGVDPLVSLVASIVLALVMTVLGGRPGVVTAAAGSVALVIAPLVHEHGVKYVLPTVILAGIVQIVFGTAGLARLMRFIPRSVMIGFVNALGVLIFTAQVRHVVGVPWIAYVLFAATLAVILLLPRFTTAVPAPLVAIVLVTAVVIVFHVAVPDVGDEGPLTGGLPSITPFLVPLDFQTLSLIWPTALSVAFVGLMETLLTAKLVDDLTETPSHKGRESWALGVANIAAGFYGGIAGCAMIGQTILNVKTGGARTRVSTAAAGLFLLALVTGLSSVMAQIPMVALAAVMMIVAITTVDWHSVRPSTLRRMPVPETIVMGVTVIVVVASNNLALGVLVGVVLAMVLFARRVAHVIRVVRTPADDGASVRYDVHGPLFFGSSNDLVERFSYHDDPAHVVVDLGRAQIWDASSVAALDSIETKYAAVGATVEFAGLDERSEAFHRRLTGRLSA from the coding sequence GTGACCACCGACACCGCCGCTCCCGGCTCTCCGACCGTCCTCCAGGTGCTCCGCGCGCCCCGGCTCCTGACCCGCGAGGCCCTCGCCGGCATCGTCACCACGCTGGCTCTCGTTCCGGAGGTCATCTCGTTCTCCGTGGTCGCCGGCGTCGACCCGCTGGTCAGCCTCGTGGCGTCGATCGTGCTGGCGCTCGTCATGACCGTCCTCGGCGGACGCCCCGGAGTCGTGACGGCCGCCGCCGGCTCGGTCGCCCTCGTCATCGCGCCGCTCGTCCACGAGCACGGGGTGAAGTACGTCCTGCCGACGGTGATCCTCGCCGGGATCGTCCAGATCGTCTTCGGCACGGCCGGCCTCGCCCGCCTCATGAGGTTCATCCCGCGCAGCGTGATGATCGGCTTCGTGAACGCGCTCGGAGTGCTCATCTTCACGGCGCAGGTGCGCCACGTCGTCGGGGTCCCGTGGATCGCCTACGTCCTGTTCGCTGCGACGCTCGCCGTCATCCTCCTGCTGCCCCGCTTCACGACCGCCGTCCCCGCTCCCCTCGTCGCGATCGTGCTCGTCACCGCCGTGGTCATCGTCTTCCACGTCGCCGTGCCCGACGTCGGCGACGAGGGGCCGCTGACCGGCGGGCTGCCGAGCATCACGCCGTTCCTGGTGCCCCTCGACTTCCAGACGCTCTCGCTCATCTGGCCCACCGCGCTCAGCGTCGCCTTCGTCGGCCTCATGGAGACCCTCCTCACCGCGAAGCTCGTCGACGACCTCACCGAGACGCCGTCGCACAAGGGCCGCGAGTCCTGGGCTCTCGGCGTCGCCAACATCGCCGCCGGCTTCTACGGCGGCATCGCCGGCTGCGCGATGATCGGTCAGACGATCCTGAACGTGAAGACCGGCGGTGCCCGCACGCGCGTCTCGACGGCTGCCGCCGGCCTCTTCCTCCTGGCGCTCGTGACCGGCCTGTCGAGCGTCATGGCGCAGATCCCCATGGTCGCCCTGGCCGCCGTGATGATGATCGTCGCGATCACCACGGTCGACTGGCACAGCGTCCGACCATCGACCCTCCGCAGGATGCCCGTGCCCGAGACGATCGTCATGGGCGTCACCGTGATCGTCGTGGTCGCCTCGAACAACCTCGCGCTCGGCGTCCTCGTCGGCGTCGTGCTGGCTATGGTCCTGTTCGCGCGGCGGGTGGCGCACGTCATCCGGGTGGTGCGGACACCGGCCGACGACGGGGCGTCGGTGCGCTACGACGTGCACGGCCCGCTGTTCTTCGGCTCGAGCAACGACCTGGTCGAGCGCTTCTCGTACCACGACGATCCTGCGCACGTCGTCGTCGACCTCGGCCGGGCACAGATCTGGGACGCCTCGTCGGTCGCGGCGCTCGACTCGATCGAGACGAAGTACGCCGCAGTCGGAGCGACGGTGGAGTTCGCGGGGCTCGACGAGCGGAGCGAGGCGTTCCACCGGCGGCTGACGGGTCGGCTCTCGGCCTGA
- a CDS encoding NUDIX domain-containing protein translates to MAVPDFVLALRSRIGTDPLWLSGVTACVVDDGRVLLVKRADNGRWTPVTGIIDPGENPATAAAREVLEEADVVATPTRLAMVDVTDLVVYENGDQTRYLDLTFLCDYVSGDPFPADGENTEARWFPLDGLPEMTPDMLARLNAALADEPAARFEL, encoded by the coding sequence ATGGCCGTCCCCGACTTCGTCCTCGCCCTCCGGTCCCGGATCGGCACCGACCCGCTGTGGTTGTCGGGGGTGACCGCGTGCGTCGTCGACGACGGCCGCGTCCTGCTCGTCAAGCGCGCCGACAACGGCCGCTGGACCCCGGTCACCGGGATCATCGATCCCGGCGAGAACCCGGCGACGGCGGCAGCCCGCGAGGTCCTCGAGGAGGCCGACGTCGTCGCGACGCCCACCCGGCTCGCCATGGTCGACGTCACCGACCTGGTCGTCTACGAGAACGGCGACCAGACCCGCTACCTCGACCTGACGTTCCTCTGCGACTACGTGTCGGGCGATCCGTTCCCGGCCGACGGCGAGAACACCGAGGCGCGCTGGTTCCCCCTCGACGGGCTGCCCGAGATGACCCCGGACATGCTGGCCCGACTGAACGCGGCGCTGGCCGACGAGCCGGCGGCGCGCTTCGAGCTCTGA
- the cysE gene encoding serine O-acetyltransferase: MRLIARLRDDVRAVRAGDPAARGSVEIVLVYSGLHAVWAYRLTSRLWRTRPFPGARVVARVLSQLARSLTGIEIHPGATIGRRLFIDHGMGVVIGETAVVGDDVLLYHGVTLGGRGAGPAGRRHPSVGDRVVIGAGAAVLGPVTVGDDASVGAGAVVTHDVSPGDTVVGVPARPL; the protein is encoded by the coding sequence GTGCGTCTTATCGCGCGGCTGCGCGACGACGTCCGAGCGGTGCGGGCGGGCGATCCTGCTGCCCGGGGGTCCGTCGAGATCGTGCTGGTCTACTCGGGGCTGCACGCCGTCTGGGCGTACCGGCTGACGAGCCGGCTCTGGCGCACGCGGCCGTTCCCCGGAGCCCGGGTCGTCGCCCGCGTCCTGTCGCAGCTGGCCCGGAGCCTGACCGGGATCGAGATCCACCCCGGGGCGACCATCGGCCGTCGCCTCTTCATCGACCACGGCATGGGGGTCGTGATCGGCGAGACCGCCGTCGTCGGCGACGACGTGCTGCTCTACCACGGCGTCACCCTCGGGGGCCGTGGCGCCGGGCCTGCGGGGCGGCGTCACCCCTCCGTGGGCGACCGCGTCGTGATCGGCGCCGGAGCCGCGGTGCTCGGGCCGGTGACGGTCGGCGACGACGCGAGTGTCGGTGCCGGCGCCGTCGTCACCCACGACGTCTCGCCGGGCGACACGGTCGTCGGCGTCCCGGCGCGCCCGCTCTGA
- a CDS encoding DinB family protein: protein MPIVPDTKNWTWVLHEPCPECGFDAARVAFREVPALVRENAAAWPALLRADGARDRPDTSTWSALEYGAHVRDVFRVFEGRLQLMLREDGPSFPDWDQDATAVADDYAAQDPETVARDLLAASESVARAFEGVADDELGRAGFRSDGSAFTVESLARYFAHDPVHHLHDVTA, encoded by the coding sequence ATGCCGATCGTCCCCGACACCAAGAACTGGACCTGGGTCCTTCACGAGCCCTGCCCGGAGTGCGGCTTCGACGCCGCCCGAGTCGCATTCCGCGAGGTCCCGGCGCTCGTCCGCGAGAACGCTGCGGCGTGGCCCGCCCTCCTCCGCGCCGACGGTGCCCGCGACCGGCCCGACACGTCGACCTGGTCGGCCCTCGAGTACGGCGCGCACGTGCGCGACGTGTTCCGGGTCTTCGAGGGCCGGCTGCAGCTGATGCTGCGAGAGGACGGGCCGTCGTTCCCCGACTGGGACCAGGACGCGACAGCCGTCGCCGACGACTACGCCGCGCAGGATCCCGAGACGGTCGCCCGAGACCTCCTGGCCGCGTCCGAGTCCGTGGCCCGGGCCTTCGAGGGTGTCGCCGACGACGAGCTCGGCCGCGCCGGGTTCCGCTCCGACGGCAGCGCCTTCACGGTCGAGTCGCTGGCCCGCTACTTCGCACACGACCCGGTCCACCACCTGCACGACGTGACGGCGTAG
- a CDS encoding GNAT family N-acetyltransferase: MTDANLADLVDRWTEGWAASRGVARERFSAAWRVAIGTDVRAVEYVVDAPSAGVLLDLSGGAEVWFTVVGAFGGPLRPIPRLTHTEVMMSADLAGTHGTPRTPGAQDEVHLDHDGDVAVATVVIDGVPAARGQVAVVGSDAVFDRISTEPAFQRRGLGRLVMAGLTEWALSRGATTGLLVASPDGQHLYSALGWGAVAPVATYALG; this comes from the coding sequence GTGACCGATGCGAACCTCGCCGACCTCGTCGACCGCTGGACCGAGGGCTGGGCGGCGTCGCGCGGCGTCGCCCGGGAGCGCTTCAGCGCGGCCTGGCGGGTCGCGATCGGCACCGACGTGCGTGCCGTGGAGTACGTCGTCGACGCACCGTCGGCGGGAGTGCTTCTCGACCTGTCGGGCGGCGCCGAGGTGTGGTTCACCGTCGTCGGCGCGTTCGGCGGGCCCCTGCGCCCGATCCCGAGACTGACGCACACCGAGGTCATGATGAGCGCGGACCTGGCCGGGACGCACGGCACGCCCAGGACGCCCGGCGCGCAGGATGAGGTCCACCTCGACCACGACGGCGACGTCGCGGTCGCGACCGTGGTGATCGACGGGGTCCCTGCCGCTCGGGGCCAGGTGGCCGTGGTCGGCTCCGACGCGGTCTTCGACAGGATCAGCACGGAGCCCGCCTTCCAGAGGCGCGGCCTCGGCCGCCTCGTGATGGCGGGCCTCACGGAGTGGGCGCTCTCCCGCGGCGCCACGACGGGCCTCCTCGTCGCCTCCCCCGACGGGCAGCACCTCTACTCCGCGCTGGGCTGGGGCGCCGTCGCACCCGTCGCCACGTACGCGCTGGGCTGA
- the sufU gene encoding Fe-S cluster assembly sulfur transfer protein SufU, with amino-acid sequence MADALAGLYQQVILDHARARTGDGPLPGADAEHFERNPTCGDEITVRIAVDESTGTITSLAWEGDGCSISMASASVLAELAPGLTLPELAERTEAFRAMMRSKGAGDPDEELLGDAVAFQGVSKFVMRVKCAMLSWVAAEACAAQVAAR; translated from the coding sequence ATGGCCGACGCGCTCGCGGGCCTCTACCAGCAGGTGATCCTGGATCATGCCAGGGCACGGACCGGCGACGGCCCGCTCCCCGGAGCCGACGCGGAGCACTTCGAACGCAACCCGACCTGCGGCGACGAGATCACCGTGCGGATCGCCGTCGACGAGTCGACCGGCACGATCACCTCGCTCGCGTGGGAGGGCGACGGCTGCAGCATCTCGATGGCGTCGGCCTCGGTCCTCGCGGAGCTGGCGCCGGGCCTCACCCTCCCCGAGCTCGCCGAGCGGACCGAGGCCTTCCGGGCGATGATGCGCTCCAAGGGCGCCGGCGACCCCGACGAGGAGCTCCTCGGCGATGCGGTCGCGTTCCAGGGGGTCTCGAAGTTCGTCATGCGGGTCAAGTGCGCCATGCTCTCGTGGGTCGCCGCCGAGGCGTGCGCCGCGCAGGTGGCCGCGCGGTAG